Part of the Ruegeria sp. THAF33 genome, AATGTAATCCGCCATGAACCGCGAGGGTGCAACCAGAATGACGCGTCCCCCTGCCCTTTCCGACTCGGACAGATGCTGGAACCAACTCGCCCACAGCTCGGGATCGCGGCCGTAAAGGATTGACTGCACCTGCGACCAGACATCCTCGGGCTTGGCTTCGGGAGTGTTGATTTCAGGCCCCGGGGATTTTGCCGCGAAAGGCACGACATTTGTTACGGGCTCGGAATCCTCGCTCATCCGGGCCTGGAAATCGGAGCCTATGATCGGCCAGACCTCCTGCGTATCGATCATGATCTGTTTGAGGTCGATTTCATAGACCGCGACCCGGCCCCGTGCAGCAGGCCGTTTGACCGTTACCCAACCTAATGCGCGAAATCTGGCCATTTCGCGCTTTACAGTCCTTTCGTTCACTGACCAAAGGCGCGAAATTTCTTCGCGCCCAATCGATAATTCGTTGTTTCGCCAGTTATATCGTGTCGTAATCAATGAGATGACACGCAGTACGCTGCGTTGCCGATGCTTGTCGCCTGACAACGCATATATGGTGAGCGCAGAAAGTATATCATATTTCAAGGCCGCCGCATTTCGCCCGACCGGTTTAGCCAGCTGCATACCCGTTCTCACCGCTCTGTCTGCCTCAGACGGGTGTGTCCCGCCGATCTCGCGTTGTTTGCCAACGCTTTTCATCATCTTGGCCTAATTAGCGTCCAAAGCTTCGATTCTGTCAAGAAGAGTCTGAAACAGGTCAGAAAATTGCGCCAATCCAGATCAAAAAATAAAAGAAATCTGGTGAAGTATTGGTGAAGGGGGACGTTCAGGATGACCCCTTATTGGCTTGTTATGTCCCCCCATATATCGCCGGTCCAGTAAGAATGCCCCCCAAATACGGTTGAGGGCGTGTTGCGAATCGTCACCCTTCAACTTCTGCGCTGCCGAATCGGCGATGGCCTTGCAGGGCCTTGTTTTC contains:
- a CDS encoding DnaA N-terminal domain-containing protein, with translation MARFRALGWVTVKRPAARGRVAVYEIDLKQIMIDTQEVWPIIGSDFQARMSEDSEPVTNVVPFAAKSPGPEINTPEAKPEDVWSQVQSILYGRDPELWASWFQHLSESERAGGRVILVAPSRFMADYIAQKWTARLLAAYSRVDPSIRTVHVNAAD